The Streptomyces kanamyceticus DNA segment CGGCCTCGCGGCGCTTGCGCCAGCGCCACTTGAGGGCGAGACCGCCTAGCATGCAGGCCTCGCTGGAGCCGGTGGTGGAACAGCCGAGGGTGGTCTCCCCCTCCGGCGAGTTCCACAGGTCGGCGAGCATGTGCACACACCGGTTCTCGATCTCGGCCGTCTGCGGGTACTCGTCCTTGTCGATCATGTTCTTGTCGAGGCACTCGTCCATGAGCATGTGCACCTCGGGCTCCACCCAGGTGGTGCAGAACGTGGCGAGGTTCTGCGAGGCGTTGCCGTCGAGCGCGAGTTCGTCGTGGATCAGCGCACGGACGGCACGGGGGTCGGAGACCGAGCGCGGCATCTTGTACTTGGGCAGGATCTGCTCGCTGATCGGCAGCGCGTAGACGTCGTCGAAGGGGCTGCCGGGCTTGATGGGGTGATGCGTGGTCCGGTGCAGGGGCATGGGGCGGGTTCCTTCCGGGCACGGGGGCGGACGCCGTCATCGTGGGGATCGTCGCGAACGCGGACGGGGATGTCCACGGCCCCTCCAGCCGAAGGGAGGAAGTCGCTGCGGCGAATGCACCAGCGGGCCACCCCGGCAGCAGGAGCCCCGGGATGATCGGCGGCATGTGGCTCACCGTGCAGATCGTCGGCTCCCTGCTGGTCCTCGCCGCGTTCGTCGCCGTGCAGGCGAACCGGATGCGCACCGACGCCTGGTCCTACCTCTGGCTCAACGCGACCGGCTCGCTCCTCATGGCCGTCGACGCGGTCGTGGAGGGCGACTGGGGCTTCCTGCTCCTGGAGGGGACCTGGGCCGTCGTCTCCTTCTGGGGCCTGTTCGCCAAGTCACGCGGGCGGACGGCGGGGGCGGGCCACTGACCTGAACCGTTCGGCCCGGTTCAGGGGGTCGCGACCTTGTGCACGGCGGTGTCGTCGGGGTCCAGGCGCCGCCCGTCGGCGGACCGGACCTCCAGGGGGCGCAGGCGCTCGCCCTGCCGACGGTCGACCAGCTCCGAGTGCGCTTCCCCGGGGGCGAAGAAGTTCCGCTCGCCCCACTGGCGCAGCGCCACGATGACGGGGAAGAGCTCCTTCCCCTTCTCCGTCAGTACGTACTCGCGGTAGGCGCTGCCGTCCGACGCGGGGACGGATGCGAGAACTCCGCCCGCGACCAGGGAGCGCAGCCGCGCGGTGAGGATGTTCTTCGCGACGCCGAGGCTGCGCTGGAACTCTCCGAAGCGCCGGCTTCCGTCGAAGGCGTCCCGCACGATCAGCAGCGACCACCAGTCGCCGATCGCGTCCACCGACCGGGCGACGGGGCATTCACTGTCGTCGAACCGTGTCCTGGTCACCATGACGTTCGCTCCTCGCATCCACTGTGGTTGCAACATGCTACCAAGAAAGTTACGGTCGCCATCGGTAGCAAGTTGAAACCAGAGTGCGAGAGGGGAAGCGGATGTCAGGCAACTGCGAGACAGCGACAGGGCACACCGAGGCGCCGACTAGGGGAGGTGACGCCGCGCCACACGGGGCCGGAGTCGGGGCCGGGGCTGAGGCTGGTGCCGGGGCTGGGGTCGGCGCCCTCTCCCGCGGCATCGTCCTCCTCTTCGCCGTCGCCTGCGGAGCGGCGGTGGCCAACGTCTACTTCTCCCAGCCGCTCCTGGTGACCATGGGGCACGACCTCGGCATGAGCCCCGCGCTCGTCGGCAGCGTCGTCACCCTCACGCACGTCGGCTACGGGCTCGGCCTCTTCTTCCTCGTGCCGCTGGGCGACGTGGCCGACCGCAGACGGCTCATCGTGGCCCAACTGCTGCTCCTGGTAGGGGCGTTGACACTCATCGCCACCGCCCGCACGGCGGCGGTCCTGCTCGCGGGCATGGCCGCGACGGGGCTCCTCGCGGTCGTCACACAGACCCTGCTCACCTTCGCGGCATCGCTGGCTCCCGCCGCCGGGCGCGGCCGGGTCGTCGGCCTGGTCACCAGCGGCGTGGTCAGCGGAATCCTGCTCGCCCGCACCGTGTCCGGCGTCCTGGCCGACCTCGCGGGTTGGCGCTCCGTCTACCTCACGTCGGCGTCGCTCACCACGCTGCTCGCCCTGGTCCTGTACCGGGTGCTGCCGCGCCGCGGTGACGCCCCGCCGACCACGGCCCTGCGCTACGGACAGCTCCTGCGCTCCACCGTCACGCTGTTCGCACGGGAACGGCTGCTGCGGCTCAGGGCCCTGTTCGGTCTGCTGATATTCGCCTCGTTCAGCACGCTGTGGAGCAGCGTCGCGCTGCCGCTCAGCGAAGCACCGTACTTCTTCTCCCACAGCGCGATCGGGGCCCTCGGCCTCATCGGTGTCGCGGGCGCGCTGGCCGCGAGCGCGGCGGGCCGCCTCAACGACCGAGGCCTCTCCCAGCGGACCACCGGCATCGCCCTGGCGCTGCTCGCCGCGTCATGGCTGCCGCTGGCCTTCACCCGCAGTTCCCTCTGGGCCCTGTTCCTCGGGGTGATCCTGCTCGACCTCGCCGTGCAGGCCGTCCACGTCACCAACCAGACGTTGATCTACGCGCTGCACCCGGAAGCGGGCAGCCGGATCATCGGCGGCTACATGGTCTTCTACTCGATCGGCAGCGCCACCGGCGCCATCGCCGCGACCTCCCTCTACACGGTGGCGGGCTGGGGCGCGGTCTGCGGCCTTGGCGCCGGGTTCAGCTGCCTCGGGCTCGCGGTGTGGGCGTTCACCCGCGACAGCCGCCGCAGCACGGCGAGTTCAGCCGCGGCCGATGCGGCTCGCGTCTAGGCGTTCGGCCCGGGACGGGACGGGGCCGCGGGGGCTGCCGGGCACGATCCAGTACGTGCCGGTGGCACCGCGGCCCGGGAAGTCCTGGGTCAGCACGGCCAGTTCGTCACAGCCGTCGCCGTCCAGGTCGGCGAGTGCCAGATCGCTCCCGAAGGAGTCACGAGCGCGGGGACGAACTCCCGACGGCGACGATTCAACCGGCCTATATGACTCATGAGGTCAATCTACGCAGCTCAGAGCACAGACAGCTCAGTCGAGCTTGCGCGCGACGCCGCCATAGATGCCGATCTCGCCGGACCGCTCCGACGGGGTGCCCTCCGGGCGCCAGAACGGCACTTGGGTCAGGCCGGGATCGACCAGCTCGAAACCGTCGAAGAACCGCTCGACCCGGGCGCGGGAGCGCAGGTTCAAGGTGGCGGTGGCCTGGTTGTAGACGGCTTGGGCGTCGCTGCGATCGGCGAAGTCGCTCGTGGCGTGCGAGAGCACCAGGAAGCTGCCGGTCGGCAGCGCGTCGCGCAGGGTGGCGACGATCCGCTCGGGCTGCTCGGCGTCGGTGAGGAAGTGGACGACGGCCACGAGGAAGAGGGCCACGGGCTCGTCGAAGTCGATGACGCGGCGGACCTCGGGATGGTCCACGACGCCTCGCGGGTCGCGCAGATCGGCGAGCACGCTGCTGGTGCCGCCGACGCGGTGGAGCAGCGCCTCGGCGTGCGTGTTCACGATCGGGTCGTTGTCGACGTACGCGACGCGGGCGTCCGGCACCGTCTCCTTGGCGATCTCGTGCACGTTCGGCGACGTGGGCAGGCCGGTGCCGATGTCGAGGATCTGCCGGACGCCCGCGCCGGTGACGTGACGGACGGCGCGCAGCATGAACTCGCGGTTGGCCCTGACTCCGATGCGCACCTCGGGCGCGGCGGCGGCCAGTTCGTCACCGGCGCGCTGGTCCACCTCGTAGTTGTCCTTGCCGCCGAGGAGATAGTCGTAGATCCGCGCGGGGTGCGGCTTACTGGTGTCGATGTCCTCCGCGTGCAGCCCGCCCTGACTCAACACTCGCCCCTCTCGACGCCCGCCACGCCCTGATGGGCGCCGCGTACCGATGGCGCCACCCTTTCACACGAACTCCGCTGACCACAGGAGTTGTTAACGGGAACACGGCAGGAACCATCGGCGCCTGGCCGTCTCGGATTCGAGTGGTAAGGACGGCATTCCGTGGCGCCGACCTACCGCCTTTCGGACTCCGCGGGACGCGCCAGGGCACCGTCCACCTCGAGGACAACAGGGACCGGCTCACCGAGCTCGGGTGAGAACGCGTAGCCCCTGCGCGCGCCGGTCGCTGCCGCAGGGCTACGCGGTCCCTTGTCCTACAGGGCGATCCATTCCGTCGAAGTGGTCACCTCGGCCAGGACGTCCGGCAGGGGCTCGACGCCGAGGCCGGGTCCTGTCGGTACGTCGAGGTGGCCGTCCGCCAGGACGAACGGTTCCGTGATGTCGGTGGCAAAGTAGCGGCTGGAGCCCGAGGTGTCGCCGGGGAGGGTGAAGCCCGGCAGGGCGGCGAGGGCCACGTTGGCGGCGCGGCCGATGCCGGTCTCCAGCATGCCGCCGCACCAGACGGGGATGCCGTGGGCGCTCGCGAGGTCGTGGATGCGGCGGGCCTCCAGGTAGCCGCCGACCCGGGCGGGCTTGACGTTGATGATGGAGCAGGCGCCGAGCGTGATGGCCGCCGCGGCGTGGGCTGCGGACTCGATGGACTCGTCGAGGCAGATGGGGGTGCGCAGCATCTTGGCGAGCTGGGCGTGCTGGACCATGTCGTCGTTGGCGAGGGGCTGTTCGATCAGGAGCAGTCCGAACTCGTCCAGCTTGGCGAGGTGTTGGGCGTCGACGAGCGTGTACGCGGCGTTGGCGTCGACCTGGAGGAGCAGGTCGTCGCCGAAGCGCTCCCGGACCGCGCGGACGGGCTCGACGTCCCAGCCCGGCTCGATCTTCAGCTTGATGCGGACATAGCCCTCGGCCACGTACCGCTCGACGGCGTCCAGGAGTTGAGGGATCGAGTCCATGATGCCGACCGAGACACCACAGGGGACGCGGTCGCGTACGGCGCCGAGGTAGGAGCCGAACGACTCGCCACGGGAGCGGAGTTGGGCGTCGAGGAGTGCGCTCTCCAGAGCGGACTTGGCCATGTGGTGTCCGGTGAAGGGCGCGAGGACCCGGCCCACGGTGGCGGCGTTCACGCCGTCCTTCGGCAGGGCCGGGATGAGGAAGTCGCGCAGGACGCGCTGGGCGCCGTCGACGTACTCGCTGCAGTAGCGGGGCTCGGACATGGCGGCGCACTCGGCCCAGCCCTCTCCGTCGGCGGTCACCACGCGTACGAGCAGCACGTCGCGGCTGGTCTCGACGCCGAAAGAGGTGCGGAAGGGCGCGACGAGCGGCATCGCGATGCGCCGCAGTTCGATGCCGGAGATCTTCATGGTGGTCACTGGGTGCTCTCGGTGCGGGGGCGGGCGGGGGCGTTGGCGGGCGTGCGGTGCACGAGGTAGCCGCGTCGGTCGTGGAGGCCGAGCACGCGGGCTCCGTCGTCGAGGAGGGAGCCGAGGGCGTCACGCACGGCGAGCCGCCAGGCGTGCGCGGCTTCGGGGTCCTTACGACGCAGGGCCTCGATGTCGTCGGGCAGGTCGATGAGGACGAACTCGGCGTCGGTGGAGGTGACTTCGGGTCGGCCGCCGCGGTTGCGGACGGCGTGCACGGCGTGGGCCGCCGCGGACTCGCCCGGGGCGGACGGCGCGGCCGGGTCCTGGTGCGCGGAGAGGTCCCAGGCGGTCAAGACCCGGTCGGACTCGTCGCCGCCGTTGATCGCGTCGTCCATCGCGCCGTAGAAGGAGCGGAGGTATTCCTCGGGGCGGGCGCCGAGCTTGGTGAGGTTGAAGTGGGCGTTGCGGCGGATGAGCGGGTCGTAGGTCCAGGTGATGCGGGTGATGCCGCGCCGCAGCGCCCACCGCTTCTGGTGCAGCTTGAGGGCGAGGCCGATGCCGCGGCCCGCGGTGGCACCCGTGATGTGCGAGTGGAGGGTGGTCGCCGAGGGTTCCGCGAAGAAGGCGACGGACGCGCCGACGAGGCGGCCGTTCTCGTACGCCCCTGCCACGTAGTTGCCCGCGTGCCCGAGCGCCCGCATGACCTCGGCGGAGACGGGGCCCTTGGCCGGGTGGGTGCCCCAGATGTCGGCGTAGAGGCCGCAGACGGCCTCCAGGTCGTCCATGGCGTGCAGTTCGCGGATGTCGAGGGAGAGGGAACCGGTGACCCCCGCTTCACGGGTGTCGGCAAGGGTGTCGATGTGGTTCACGGCATCGCTCCGAGAAGGTGGGTCAGGAGCTGTGCGCGGACCGGCATGGCGGCGGTGACGACGTGCTCGTGGTCGGCGTGGGCACCGTCGCCGACGGCACCGAGGCCGTCGAGGGTGGGGCACCCGACGCCCGCGGTGTAGTTGCCGTCGGAGGCGCCGCCGACGGCCGCCTGCTGGAGGGCGTCCATGCCCAGGCGCGCGGCCGTCTCCGAGGCGAGCGCGAACAGGTCCTTGGAGGCGTCCGCGTCCAGGGGCGGGCGGTTGGGCCCTCCGTCGATGCGCAGACCCGCGTCGGGGTGGTGCGGCCGCAGGGCGGTGATGAGGTCGTGGACCGCCTGCTGGGCCGCCGGGCTGGGGACGCGGACGTCGATGCTCAGTTCGGCGCCGGCCGGGACGGTGTTGGTGGCCGTGCCTGCCGACAGCACGGTCGGGGTGATCGTCGTGCCAGGACCGGTGCGGGCGGTGACGGCATCGGTGATGTCCTGGAGGGCCAGGAGGTGGTGGGCGAGGTCGATCGCCGCGTTGATGCCCTTCTCCGGTTCGAGGCCCGCGTGGGCGGCGCGGCCGCGGACGGTGAGCTGGTAGTTGGACACGCCCTTGCGGCAGGTCTTCAGGGCGCCGCCCGCGGCCGCGGCCTCCAGGACGAGCGAGGCGCGGCAGGCGCGCGCCGCCTCCTCGATGAGGGCGCGCGAGGTCTCCGAGCCGACCTCCTCGTCACCGGTGACCAGGACGCAGATGCCGTCGAGGGAAGGCAGTTGGGCCAGGCCGTGGAACATCTGGACCAGACCGGCCTTCATGTCGAAGACGCCGGGGCCGCGCGCGATGCCCTGCTCGACCGAGAACGGGTGGGTCTTGAGGGTGCCCATGGGCCAGACCGTGTCGTGGTGGCCGAGGAGCAGCGTCCGCGGGGTGCCGAAGCTCCACCGCAGGTGGGTGACTCCCCCGGTCACGATCGTCTCGGGAGCGGCGCCGAGCAGCCGGGCGCCCTGCGCGGCGACGACGCGGGCGCTGCGGGCCACGGCCTCGTGATCCGCGGAGTACGACTCGCAGGTCACCAGTTCTTCGAGGTCGGCGAGCATGGGGTCGAGGGGCGGCGCTGCGGGATGGGGTGCGTGATCGGCCTGCACGTGTGCGTCCTCCAGGGGGGTGGGATGACGACAACGCTAGGCAGGATGCGGGAGCCGGAGTTCGTACGTGGACGACAATGTCCGGCGCGGATTCGTACGAGGGACCGAACTCGCGCCGGAGCCGGTCCTTTCGCCTTCGGCAGGCGGCTCCAGGGCCTGTCCGGCGGGTCAGGGCGCGCTCGGGTGGCGACCACCGTCCGGTGCGGGCGAGCGGGGTGTGGTGCGTGCGGCTGCAAGGCGGAGGAGGGCGACAACGCAGTGGGGCCTCCCCTGCTCGAGCGGAGCCGAGAGCTTGGGGGCGTGCGCGCCAGACCCCGCGACAGCGCCATGATCCGCCGGACAGGCCCTAGCGGGCGGTCCCCGGCCTGCGGCCCGCGCCGGGGCGCCTCCGGCGGGCGGCGAGGGCGCCGACGCGGCCGTCGCTCAACCGGCGGCCGGGCGGGGCCCCTTGCCCTTCCCACCGCCACCGCCTCCGCCGTCGTCGTACGCCCCCATCAGCCGCAGCTGCAGCATGGCGGCGAACCGGGCGGCGGGATCCTGCAGATCGATCTGGCCCACCTCGGCGACCCGGCGGATCCTGTAGCGGAAGGTGTTCGGGTGGACGAAGACGTTCGCCGAAGCGGTGACCACGTCGCCGAAGGCGTCCAGCCAGGCCCGCAGCGTCTCCACCAGATGGGCGTTGTGCCGGGTGTCGTAGGCCGCCAGCCGGGCGATGGGCCCGGACAGTTCGTCGTGGTTGGCGATCGCCAGGTCCCGTATCTCCAGCAGCAGCGCGTCGACGTACACGTCGGCGATCGCGGCGACCCGCCGGGGGCCGCGGCCCCCGGAGAGCACGCGCAGCGCCCGGTCCGCGTTCGCCCGCGACCGGGCTAGCGCCGCCGCCTCGCCCGCCACCGAGCCGATCCCGACGACGGCGCCCAGCTGGTCGCCGGTGCGCTCCAGGAAGTTCGACGCGACCTGAACGGCCCGCTCGCGTACGGCCGCGGTGTCCTGAGGGACCGGGAAGAGCGCGTAGGAGACATCTCCGAGGAGCGCCACCGCGGACCGCGGTTGTACCGCCGCCAGATGCACGGCGAGCGCACCGGCCAGCCGCTGGCGCTCCGCGGTGACCTGGGCGTGGTCGGCGTCCTCGGCCGGTTCGATTCCCAGCGCCATGACCAGGAGCGGCCCGTCGGCGAGACCGAGCCTGCCCAGTGCCTCGACCGCGCCGGGGCCGCCCTCCAGCGCGGTCGTGACCAGGTCGGCGCGGAGCCGGTTCTCGGCGTCGGTCCCCGCGCGCAGGCGCAGCATGTGCAGGGCGACGAGCTTGGCGGCCTCCTGGAAGGCCTCCTCCCGCTCCTTGGTGAGCGGCTTGCGCAGCGCCGCCCACACCGATCCCAGGATCTCGTCCCCCGCGCGCACCGCGATCGCGGCGCGGGGCAGCGCCGCCTCGTCGTCCAGGGTCGGCGGCGGAATGTGCACCGGCTTCCCGCTGCGGTACAGCTCCTCGAACACCCCGTGTTCCTCGTGCAGCCGCAGATAGCGCTCGGGCACCCGCCGGGACAGGATGCTCTCCACCCGTACCGGGTCGGCCTCGTCCTGGCGCCCGGAGAACGCCAGGATGCGCGAGCGCCGGTCTTCGATGGTGATCGGCGCGTCGAGCAGTGTCGCGATCGCGTTGGCCAGCGCGAAGAGATCGCCGGACGGCACTCCGCCCAGGGTCTGCCGCCCCGACTCCCCCACGTCCCCTTCGGAGAGCAGGGTCCGCAGCATGGCCGCGAGCTGGGCCCAGGAGGCCCCGCGCGTCAGCGAGAGCAGCGCCACACCGGTCTCCGCGGCCACCCCGTCGAGCGCCGCACCGTCCTCGACGGGGCCGCGGACCACCAGAGCGGCGGCGCCCGCGACGGCGAGCTCGCGCAGGAGGCGGGCGATGGCATCGGGTCCGTGCACACCGACCCCGAGCACGATGGCGCGCTCG contains these protein-coding regions:
- a CDS encoding winged helix-turn-helix transcriptional regulator produces the protein MVTRTRFDDSECPVARSVDAIGDWWSLLIVRDAFDGSRRFGEFQRSLGVAKNILTARLRSLVAGGVLASVPASDGSAYREYVLTEKGKELFPVIVALRQWGERNFFAPGEAHSELVDRRQGERLRPLEVRSADGRRLDPDDTAVHKVATP
- a CDS encoding CBU_0592 family membrane protein, with product MIGGMWLTVQIVGSLLVLAAFVAVQANRMRTDAWSYLWLNATGSLLMAVDAVVEGDWGFLLLEGTWAVVSFWGLFAKSRGRTAGAGH
- a CDS encoding PucR family transcriptional regulator, encoding MHGPDAIARLLRELAVAGAAALVVRGPVEDGAALDGVAAETGVALLSLTRGASWAQLAAMLRTLLSEGDVGESGRQTLGGVPSGDLFALANAIATLLDAPITIEDRRSRILAFSGRQDEADPVRVESILSRRVPERYLRLHEEHGVFEELYRSGKPVHIPPPTLDDEAALPRAAIAVRAGDEILGSVWAALRKPLTKEREEAFQEAAKLVALHMLRLRAGTDAENRLRADLVTTALEGGPGAVEALGRLGLADGPLLVMALGIEPAEDADHAQVTAERQRLAGALAVHLAAVQPRSAVALLGDVSYALFPVPQDTAAVRERAVQVASNFLERTGDQLGAVVGIGSVAGEAAALARSRANADRALRVLSGGRGPRRVAAIADVYVDALLLEIRDLAIANHDELSGPIARLAAYDTRHNAHLVETLRAWLDAFGDVVTASANVFVHPNTFRYRIRRVAEVGQIDLQDPAARFAAMLQLRLMGAYDDGGGGGGGKGKGPRPAAG
- a CDS encoding MFS transporter — encoded protein: MSGNCETATGHTEAPTRGGDAAPHGAGVGAGAEAGAGAGVGALSRGIVLLFAVACGAAVANVYFSQPLLVTMGHDLGMSPALVGSVVTLTHVGYGLGLFFLVPLGDVADRRRLIVAQLLLLVGALTLIATARTAAVLLAGMAATGLLAVVTQTLLTFAASLAPAAGRGRVVGLVTSGVVSGILLARTVSGVLADLAGWRSVYLTSASLTTLLALVLYRVLPRRGDAPPTTALRYGQLLRSTVTLFARERLLRLRALFGLLIFASFSTLWSSVALPLSEAPYFFSHSAIGALGLIGVAGALAASAAGRLNDRGLSQRTTGIALALLAASWLPLAFTRSSLWALFLGVILLDLAVQAVHVTNQTLIYALHPEAGSRIIGGYMVFYSIGSATGAIAATSLYTVAGWGAVCGLGAGFSCLGLAVWAFTRDSRRSTASSAAADAARV
- a CDS encoding M20 family metallopeptidase, coding for MLADLEELVTCESYSADHEAVARSARVVAAQGARLLGAAPETIVTGGVTHLRWSFGTPRTLLLGHHDTVWPMGTLKTHPFSVEQGIARGPGVFDMKAGLVQMFHGLAQLPSLDGICVLVTGDEEVGSETSRALIEEAARACRASLVLEAAAAGGALKTCRKGVSNYQLTVRGRAAHAGLEPEKGINAAIDLAHHLLALQDITDAVTARTGPGTTITPTVLSAGTATNTVPAGAELSIDVRVPSPAAQQAVHDLITALRPHHPDAGLRIDGGPNRPPLDADASKDLFALASETAARLGMDALQQAAVGGASDGNYTAGVGCPTLDGLGAVGDGAHADHEHVVTAAMPVRAQLLTHLLGAMP
- the menC gene encoding o-succinylbenzoate synthase, translating into MKISGIELRRIAMPLVAPFRTSFGVETSRDVLLVRVVTADGEGWAECAAMSEPRYCSEYVDGAQRVLRDFLIPALPKDGVNAATVGRVLAPFTGHHMAKSALESALLDAQLRSRGESFGSYLGAVRDRVPCGVSVGIMDSIPQLLDAVERYVAEGYVRIKLKIEPGWDVEPVRAVRERFGDDLLLQVDANAAYTLVDAQHLAKLDEFGLLLIEQPLANDDMVQHAQLAKMLRTPICLDESIESAAHAAAAITLGACSIINVKPARVGGYLEARRIHDLASAHGIPVWCGGMLETGIGRAANVALAALPGFTLPGDTSGSSRYFATDITEPFVLADGHLDVPTGPGLGVEPLPDVLAEVTTSTEWIAL
- a CDS encoding SAM-dependent methyltransferase, whose protein sequence is MSQGGLHAEDIDTSKPHPARIYDYLLGGKDNYEVDQRAGDELAAAAPEVRIGVRANREFMLRAVRHVTGAGVRQILDIGTGLPTSPNVHEIAKETVPDARVAYVDNDPIVNTHAEALLHRVGGTSSVLADLRDPRGVVDHPEVRRVIDFDEPVALFLVAVVHFLTDAEQPERIVATLRDALPTGSFLVLSHATSDFADRSDAQAVYNQATATLNLRSRARVERFFDGFELVDPGLTQVPFWRPEGTPSERSGEIGIYGGVARKLD
- a CDS encoding GNAT family N-acetyltransferase, with product MNHIDTLADTREAGVTGSLSLDIRELHAMDDLEAVCGLYADIWGTHPAKGPVSAEVMRALGHAGNYVAGAYENGRLVGASVAFFAEPSATTLHSHITGATAGRGIGLALKLHQKRWALRRGITRITWTYDPLIRRNAHFNLTKLGARPEEYLRSFYGAMDDAINGGDESDRVLTAWDLSAHQDPAAPSAPGESAAAHAVHAVRNRGGRPEVTSTDAEFVLIDLPDDIEALRRKDPEAAHAWRLAVRDALGSLLDDGARVLGLHDRRGYLVHRTPANAPARPRTESTQ